CGAAATCGAGCAAGATAGCGAAATCATCGTTATTCCGGCGCGAATTTACAAACCTCTTAAAGAAAAATATCCGAGCATTTTAAATTTTACTCTAAAAATCGTAGCCGATCGATTTGCCAGAACGATAAACGTTATGGAGCAGGCTTTGTTTTCGCCGCTTTCGGCGCGGATTATGAATTTTTTATCCCAAAGCATCGAAAATCTAAACGAAAATTTTATAAAAATAACGCACGAAGAGCTGGCGAATCATCTAGGAAGCGCTAGAGAAGCGATATCTAGGGTGCTAAAAGAGCTTGAGAGAAGCGGGCAAATAACGCAAAGCCGCGGCGAAATAAGGCTTGTTTCTTAAAATTCTCGTTTTAAGGTAACTTTGTTACGGATAGGGCGGCCTTTTTTAGGTAGCATTTCATAAACTCGTTTAAAAGGAGAATTTATGAAAGGACTGCAAAGAAGAGACGCTTTAAAGCTAATGGGGGCCGCTGGACTAGCCGCGAGTATGAGCGGTTGCTCGGTAATAGGCGGCGAAAACGACGATATAAATTCTAAAATCGTCATAATGGGCGCAGGACTTAGCGGTATCGCGTTGGCGGCTAAACTTAGAAGAGATATGCCTAACGCCAAGGTAATTCTCGTGGATAAAGACGAGAAATTTTACTACCAGCCGGGCTTTACGCTAATCGCCGTCGGAATTTACGAAGCTAGCGACGTCGTTTACGAAAAAGCGGATTATATCCCGCAAGGAACCGAGTGGATACGCAAAAACGTATCGGAGATAAAGCCCGAAGCCAATCTACTCGTCCTAGACGACGGGAGCGAGCTGGGGTATGATTATCTAATCGTAGCAAGCGGCGTGGAATACGACTTTGAAGCCGTTAAGGGGCTAAGCTTAGAGGATATTAACGATACTAGCGGCAACATATCCTCCGTCTATACTCTACAAGGCGCCGTAAAGAGCAACGAGTTGATGAAAAAATTCTCTCAAAACGGCGGCGCGGCGGTGTTTTGCGATCAAAAAACCCCGATGAAATGCAGCGGCGCTAATAAAAAAGTAACTTGCATGAGCGAAGATAGACTGAGGTTGGCCGGCAACCGCGATAAAGGCAGCGTTAATCTTTACGTCGGCGGCGGCAAGCTTTTCGGCGATCCGACTTATGCCGCGGCGATGACTCAAATAATGATAAAAAGAAAGATAAATTTTAATCTCCGCCATCAAATCGTAGCCGTCGATAAAAGCTCAAATACCGCTACTTTCGAGTTTTGGACGGCATACAGGCAAAACGGCGAAGATAAAATCGCATCCGAGCTAATCGACGTAAAATACGACTGGCTTCACTTGCCGCCTAAGCAAAAAGGAAGCGAAATTTTAGCTCGCGCCGGCCTAACTAAAGAGGGCGACAAGCTAAATTTCCTAGCCGTCGATAAATATAGCCTACAAAGTACAAAATTTAAAAATATATTCGGTATCGGCGATATTTGCGGATTTGCGGCCGGCAAAACAGGGGCTAGCGTTAGGAAAATGTATCCGATCTTAGCTAAAAATTTAGCCGATACGATAAAAGGACGAGAACCCAGCGAGAAATTTACAGGATATACGGCTTGCCCTTTTATCACCAAATACGGCA
The Campylobacter concisus DNA segment above includes these coding regions:
- a CDS encoding Crp/Fnr family transcriptional regulator, which produces MLSEELKEILRERFTNNFDLASEDLNAIFANAYLKTVKKGEIFYSGNDCFGFILILKGVLRAFVSSSAKEITIFRLTKDESCVLCDTCSINSLENKVSIEIEQDSEIIVIPARIYKPLKEKYPSILNFTLKIVADRFARTINVMEQALFSPLSARIMNFLSQSIENLNENFIKITHEELANHLGSAREAISRVLKELERSGQITQSRGEIRLVS
- a CDS encoding NAD(P)/FAD-dependent oxidoreductase, whose amino-acid sequence is MKGLQRRDALKLMGAAGLAASMSGCSVIGGENDDINSKIVIMGAGLSGIALAAKLRRDMPNAKVILVDKDEKFYYQPGFTLIAVGIYEASDVVYEKADYIPQGTEWIRKNVSEIKPEANLLVLDDGSELGYDYLIVASGVEYDFEAVKGLSLEDINDTSGNISSVYTLQGAVKSNELMKKFSQNGGAAVFCDQKTPMKCSGANKKVTCMSEDRLRLAGNRDKGSVNLYVGGGKLFGDPTYAAAMTQIMIKRKINFNLRHQIVAVDKSSNTATFEFWTAYRQNGEDKIASELIDVKYDWLHLPPKQKGSEILARAGLTKEGDKLNFLAVDKYSLQSTKFKNIFGIGDICGFAAGKTGASVRKMYPILAKNLADTIKGREPSEKFTGYTACPFITKYGKAIMVEFDWEGTAPTLECFGATRESYMSWLVKIYGFKPMVMNGMLKALA